AAGCCATTCTATTTCACCCGAGGAAGCGCTAGGCGGAGCGCGGAGCAccgggcggggcgggcccgACCAGCGCCGGCCGCGCTGCAATAACCGGGGGGGGGGCCCGGGCCGGCCCTGCCCGATGCTCCCGGTTACACCGCGATGGCCGAGAGCGCCCGGGCCCGCCGCCAAGGCCGCCGCCAAGAAGCAGAAGAAGGCGGCGAGCGGCTCCAAGGCCCGCAAGCCCGCGGGGCCCAGCGTCACCGAGCTGATCACCAAGGCCGTGTCCGCCTCCAAGGAGCGCAAGGGGCTCAAGAAGGCGCTGGCCGCCGGCGGCTACGATGTGGAGAAGAACAACAGCCGCATCAAGCTGGGGCTCAAGAGCCTCGTCAGCAAGGGGACCCTGGTGCAGACCAAGGGCACCGGCGCCTCCGGCTCCTTCCGCCTCAACAAGAAACCCGGGGAAGTGAAGGAAAAAGCCCCCAAGAAGAGAGCAGCTGCGGCCAAGCCCAAGAAGCCGGCGGCGAAGAAGCCCGCCAGCGCCGCTAAGAAGGCGGTGACAGCAAAGAACGGCCCCAAGAAAGTTAAGCCTGCAGCCAAGAAAGCAGCTAAGAGCCCCAAGAAGGCAACAAAGGCTGCCAAGCCCAAAAAAGCGGCGGCAGAAGCCAAGACCCCTGCTAAGGCGAAAGCGGTCAAGCCCAAAGCGGCCAAGGCAAAAAAGCAGCACACAAGAAGTAAGCCCCACGTGGAAATACGCTTGCTTCGCATTTACACCCAACGTCTCTTTTCAGAGCCACCATCATTTGGGCAGGAATGCTGTGGCTGCCGCCGTTTTGGGGAGGGGTGTGGGGGAACAGCAGTCTGCTGGTGAATGTGCTGTTTGATTCCGAAACAGCTAAAGGGGCACTTGAATAGGTAGGGGTGGGTGGGGGAGGCGGGTATTAGCTCCTTGGTAGCTTTCAAAATGCCCATAAGGCGCAGGTATTGGCTACAGAAAGGCTGAGCTGCTTCCGGGAACTCGTATCAGTGCCGCCCCAGAGCGGGGCCGGGCCTGTGGCGCGGAGCCTCGTCCGGCTCTGACAGTTAAAATGTCAGAGATAACTGCTTAACGCCCCTGGTTATTCAAAATTTCCCGCGGGCTTTCGCCTCGGTAATGAAATTCAAGCTCTTTCTCTGAATTTGTAGGTGGCTCTTAAAAGAGCCTTTGGGTTTCTCTTGATTTAAATTCGCAGCTTTTCTGCTCACTTGGCTTTGGCCTTGTGGCTGTCGGTCTTCTTGGGCAGCAGCACGGCCTGGATGTTGGGCAGCACGCCGCCCTGCGCGATCGTCACCTTGCCCAGCAGCTTGTTGAGCTCCTCGTCGTTGCGGATGGCGAGCTGCAGGTGGCGGGGGATGATGCGCGTCTTCTTGTTGTCGCGGGCCGCGTTGCCCGCCAGCTCCAGGATCTCGGCCGTCAGGTACTCCAACACGGCCGCCAGGTACACCGGCGCGCCCGCGCCCACGCGCTCCGCGTAGTTGCCCTTGCGCAGCAGCCGGTGCACGCGGCCCACGGGGAACTGCAGCCCGGCCCGCGACGAGCGCGACTTAGCCTTGGCCCGCGCCTTGCCGCCCTGCTTCCCGCGACCCGACATCGCTGCAGCTGAGCAAACGATATCAGTAACTGACTACGAATATTGCAACTTCCGAGCTCGGCCTTATATACCTCTTTAGCGGACGGCGCGATTTCCGATTGGCTAAAACAGGGATGTGCCTAAAACAGCCAATAGGAACGCGGATCCAGATTTGACCAATGGCGACGAAGGGCGGAGCTGTTACACTGAAAAAACTTGCCTCAGCCAATAACAGCTTAGTCTACGGGAATCCCTAATTTGCATAACCGCTCTATAAAAGCGGCGCGATCAGAGGCGCGCGGAGTTCTCAGTCCGAGAAATTGTCGGCTCTGCTGTGCCGAGAGGATTCGCTGCCATGCCCGAGCCGGCCAAGTCCGCCCCCGCGCCCAAGAAGGGCTCCAAGAAAGCCGTCACCAAGACGCAGAAAAAAGGCGACAAGAAACGGCGCAAGAGCCGCAAGGAAAGCTACTCCATCTACGTGTACAAGGTGCTGAAGCAGGTGCACCCCGACACGGGCATCTCGTCCAAGGCCATGGGCATCATGAACTCCTTCGTCAACGACATCTTCGAGCGCATCGCGGGCGAGGCCTCGCGCCTGGCGCACTACAACAAGCGCTCCACCATCACCTCGCGGGAGATCCAGACGGCCGTGCGCCTGCTGCTGCCCGGCGAGCTGGCCAAGCACGCCGTGTCCGAGGGCACCAAGGCTGTCACCAAGTACACCAGCTCCAAGTGAATGCTTGGCTAAAATCTGCTTAACCCAAAAGGCTCTTTTAAGAGCCACCCATCTTCTCAGTAAAAGAGCTGATCCTGTGGCGAGTTCATACCTGTCccgttttgggtttttttttttttttttttttttccggtggCGGGCTGAGGGGGAAATGTGCATTTACAGTGTTCAAGTATCTTAAAAAGAAGGCAGGATTTACAGTATTTGCGGTAAACTTAGGCTATGTCCTACATCTGATTCAACGGGCTCAAGGACgttcatatttctttttaaaagcctTAGGAGTCCGTTTTGGTGTATGTACACTGTAGGGGAGGTGGGTTAGAAAAAATGAATATGTGCTGTCGGTTGTCTGTCAATTAAAACTGCCGAAGCATGTTCCTGACGGCTGGTACGTGGTAATTTCTCGGCTGATCTACGTTAACGTAACATGGTGTGAACCGGGAGCATTGACAGAGGTGCTTTCAGACCACCCGGTGCTTTTGTGCCTTGTTCCTTTGATTTAGAAAACGTACTCTGAGGTGGAtgccccctcccctgccccgcAATGTGCATTGTCCAGGTGACGAGGGGAAGGAAAGCCGAACGCGTTCTCGCTCCGACCTGCGCGGTCCCCGCGCAGGTAACCCCGAGCACAGGgtccccagcgtggctccttctcggctttcatttttccctttctgtctCCGCCGTGTCCCCGCGCCCCGCACTCTCCGCCGCCAAGCGCGGACGGGGCTGCT
This region of Zonotrichia albicollis isolate bZonAlb1 chromosome 4, bZonAlb1.hap1, whole genome shotgun sequence genomic DNA includes:
- the LOC102071409 gene encoding histone H1.5-like; the protein is MLPVTPRWPRAPGPAAKAAAKKQKKAASGSKARKPAGPSVTELITKAVSASKERKGLKKALAAGGYDVEKNNSRIKLGLKSLVSKGTLVQTKGTGASGSFRLNKKPGEVKEKAPKKRAAAAKPKKPAAKKPASAAKKAVTAKNGPKKVKPAAKKAAKSPKKATKAAKPKKAAAEAKTPAKAKAVKPKAAKAKKQHTRSKPHVEIRLLRIYTQRLFSEPPSFGQECCGCRRFGEGCGGTAVCW
- the LOC102071592 gene encoding histone H2A-IV: MSGRGKQGGKARAKAKSRSSRAGLQFPVGRVHRLLRKGNYAERVGAGAPVYLAAVLEYLTAEILELAGNAARDNKKTRIIPRHLQLAIRNDEELNKLLGKVTIAQGGVLPNIQAVLLPKKTDSHKAKAK
- the LOC141728804 gene encoding histone H2B 5, whose translation is MPEPAKSAPAPKKGSKKAVTKTQKKGDKKRRKSRKESYSIYVYKVLKQVHPDTGISSKAMGIMNSFVNDIFERIAGEASRLAHYNKRSTITSREIQTAVRLLLPGELAKHAVSEGTKAVTKYTSSK